One genomic window of Actinoplanes lobatus includes the following:
- a CDS encoding signal peptidase II, whose amino-acid sequence MSALAGRAPVAVIGELVQLHLTYNAGAAFSFAERFTWVLTVITAAAVVAISIVAVRARSRAWMVSLGLVLGGAATHLLDRMFREPGPARGHVVDFIDYFGFFVGNVADISLVVGVGLAVLLNLRGVRLSGAAEPARMAHPRGE is encoded by the coding sequence GTGTCGGCGCTGGCCGGGCGGGCGCCCGTCGCCGTCATCGGTGAGCTGGTCCAGCTACACCTCACCTACAACGCCGGTGCCGCGTTCTCCTTCGCCGAGCGGTTCACCTGGGTTCTCACCGTCATCACCGCCGCCGCGGTGGTCGCCATCAGCATCGTCGCTGTTCGGGCCAGGTCCCGCGCCTGGATGGTGTCGTTGGGCCTGGTCCTCGGAGGAGCGGCTACACACCTGCTCGACCGCATGTTCCGTGAGCCTGGGCCGGCACGTGGCCATGTCGTCGACTTCATCGACTACTTCGGCTTCTTCGTCGGCAACGTCGCGGACATTTCCCTTGTGGTCGGTGTCGGCCTGGCCGTGCTGCTGAACCTGCGCGGAGTACGCCTGTCCGGCGCCGCCGAGCCCGCGAGGATGGCCCATCCGCGGGGTGAGTGA
- a CDS encoding arsenate reductase ArsC, with the protein MSDTKPTVLFVCVHNAGRSQMAAGWLRHLAGDRVEVRSAGSAPADTINPAAVDAMKEVGIDITDQTPTKLTWDAAEESDVIITMGCGDACPVFPGKRYEDWKLEDPAGKGVDAVRPIRDEIRSRIEVLLADLLPAA; encoded by the coding sequence ATGAGCGACACCAAGCCCACCGTCCTGTTCGTCTGCGTCCACAACGCCGGCCGCTCCCAGATGGCCGCCGGCTGGCTGCGCCATCTCGCCGGCGACCGCGTCGAGGTCCGCTCCGCAGGCTCCGCCCCCGCCGACACGATCAACCCGGCCGCGGTCGACGCCATGAAAGAGGTTGGCATCGACATCACCGACCAGACCCCCACCAAACTGACCTGGGACGCCGCCGAGGAATCCGACGTCATCATCACCATGGGCTGCGGCGACGCCTGCCCGGTCTTCCCGGGCAAGCGCTACGAGGACTGGAAGCTGGAGGACCCGGCCGGCAAGGGCGTCGACGCCGTCCGCCCGATCCGCGACGAGATCAGATCCCGCATCGAGGTCCTGCTCGCCGACCTGCTCCCGGCCGCCTGA
- a CDS encoding GH92 family glycosyl hydrolase yields the protein MSMSRVRTGLAGLVSAVLVVTLTAGVPAAGASPAAVLVEDPASYVDPFIGTSRGGNTWPGATRPFGMIAWSPTSTNGDQTSTGAANGYEYNVTKVRGFSLTHVNGAGCNPGAAGDVPIMPYVGEVTSSPTADTRDQRYVSTFSHTSESASPGRYTVGLDNGVRTDLAVSTRAGIAGFTFPAGSAANLLFRTSNSLNGSEDARITIDPATRTVTGSVLTGGFCGRRGNGGGAANPNRRSYYRLYFSAVFDRDFAGTGTWQNATVTPGGTTATGGEGYLTGADRAGKGSGGWVGFDTSTGGGDVRMRIGISYVSEAGAAANRDAEVPATATVDSVAAAARDAWNTELGRVQVAGGTDARTRAFYTAVYHSLMQPQTISDVDGRYLGADLQIHTVRAGRHQAYGTFSGWDQYRAQIQLLALLRPDVAGDMAQSMLDFAGQNRGVWDRWLHLGAGTHVMTGDPAAPTLATFSAMGVRDFDADAALTSLVRQATVQNPDALSDIGCPGQCLGQRPTLDTYLALRYAANDICHCWGGAAETLENSLADFSLAMWARRAGRDDLYRRLLPRGDYWKNTYNPAVGYQAARRADGSWQSGFTPSTDAGFAQGSSATYTWMVPQDVSGLAALMGGREAAAARLDGFFHDESGNWAVLGGNALRYDPTNEPGIHAPWLYNGLGQPWKTQETVRQILDTAYGTGPGGLPGNDDLGTMSAWYVFAAIGLFPQVPGRAEMLLGSPVFTHIEIRRSNGVRLVVTADTTDTYVQSVRLDGSALRRSWLPESFVQRGGTVAVTSGTVANRTWATAAGDLPRDH from the coding sequence ATGTCGATGTCACGTGTGCGTACCGGACTGGCCGGGCTCGTGAGCGCGGTCCTGGTCGTGACGCTTACCGCCGGTGTCCCGGCCGCCGGGGCGTCCCCGGCGGCAGTGCTGGTCGAGGATCCGGCGAGTTACGTGGACCCGTTCATCGGAACCTCCCGCGGCGGCAATACCTGGCCCGGTGCGACGCGGCCGTTCGGCATGATCGCGTGGAGCCCGACCAGCACCAACGGGGATCAGACCAGCACCGGCGCCGCCAACGGCTACGAGTACAACGTGACCAAGGTTCGTGGCTTCAGCCTGACCCACGTCAACGGGGCCGGCTGCAATCCGGGCGCCGCGGGGGACGTGCCGATCATGCCCTACGTGGGTGAGGTCACCAGCTCACCGACCGCGGACACCCGCGACCAGCGGTACGTCTCCACGTTCTCGCACACCAGCGAGTCGGCCAGCCCCGGCCGCTACACCGTCGGCCTCGACAACGGGGTACGCACCGATCTCGCCGTCAGCACCCGGGCCGGGATCGCCGGCTTCACGTTTCCGGCCGGCTCGGCGGCCAATCTGCTGTTCCGTACGTCCAACTCGCTCAACGGCAGCGAGGACGCCCGGATCACCATCGACCCCGCCACCCGTACGGTGACCGGATCCGTCCTGACCGGCGGCTTCTGCGGCCGGCGGGGCAACGGCGGAGGGGCCGCCAACCCGAATCGGCGGTCGTACTACCGCCTGTACTTCAGCGCCGTCTTCGACCGGGACTTCGCCGGCACCGGCACCTGGCAGAACGCGACCGTCACCCCGGGCGGCACCACCGCGACCGGAGGAGAGGGATACCTCACCGGCGCCGACCGGGCCGGAAAGGGATCCGGCGGCTGGGTCGGCTTCGACACCTCCACCGGCGGCGGCGACGTGCGGATGCGGATCGGCATCTCGTACGTGAGCGAGGCGGGCGCCGCGGCGAACCGTGACGCCGAGGTACCCGCCACCGCGACCGTCGACTCCGTCGCCGCGGCCGCCCGTGACGCCTGGAACACCGAGCTCGGGCGCGTCCAGGTCGCCGGTGGCACCGACGCCCGCACGCGGGCCTTCTACACGGCGGTCTACCACTCGCTGATGCAGCCGCAGACCATCAGCGACGTCGACGGCCGCTACCTCGGCGCGGACCTGCAGATCCACACCGTCCGGGCCGGCCGGCACCAGGCGTACGGAACGTTCTCCGGCTGGGACCAGTACCGCGCGCAGATCCAGTTGCTGGCCCTGCTGCGACCCGACGTCGCCGGCGACATGGCCCAGTCGATGCTGGACTTCGCCGGCCAGAACCGCGGCGTCTGGGACCGCTGGTTGCACCTGGGCGCGGGCACCCATGTCATGACCGGGGATCCGGCCGCGCCGACGCTGGCCACCTTCTCCGCCATGGGGGTGCGCGACTTCGACGCCGACGCCGCGCTCACCTCGCTGGTCCGGCAGGCCACCGTGCAGAACCCCGACGCACTCTCGGACATCGGCTGCCCGGGACAGTGCCTCGGCCAGCGGCCGACCCTCGACACCTACCTGGCACTGAGGTACGCCGCGAACGACATCTGCCACTGCTGGGGCGGAGCCGCCGAGACCCTGGAGAACTCGCTCGCCGACTTCTCGCTGGCGATGTGGGCGCGCCGGGCCGGGCGCGACGACCTGTACCGCCGGCTACTGCCGCGCGGCGACTACTGGAAGAACACCTACAACCCCGCGGTCGGTTACCAGGCGGCCCGCCGTGCCGACGGCAGCTGGCAGAGCGGTTTCACCCCGTCGACCGACGCCGGGTTCGCGCAGGGCTCCAGCGCCACGTACACCTGGATGGTGCCGCAGGACGTCTCCGGGCTGGCGGCGCTGATGGGCGGCCGGGAGGCCGCGGCGGCGCGGCTCGACGGGTTCTTCCACGACGAGAGCGGTAACTGGGCGGTGCTCGGCGGCAACGCCCTGCGCTACGACCCGACCAACGAGCCGGGCATCCACGCGCCCTGGCTCTACAACGGGCTCGGTCAGCCCTGGAAGACCCAGGAGACGGTGCGGCAGATCCTCGACACCGCGTACGGAACGGGGCCGGGCGGGCTGCCCGGCAACGACGACCTCGGCACGATGAGCGCCTGGTACGTGTTCGCGGCCATCGGTCTGTTCCCGCAGGTGCCGGGCCGCGCGGAAATGCTGCTGGGCAGCCCGGTCTTCACCCACATCGAGATCCGGCGCAGCAACGGGGTACGGCTCGTCGTCACCGCCGACACCACCGACACGTACGTGCAGAGCGTCCGGCTCGACGGGTCGGCGCTGCGCCGTTCGTGGCTGCCGGAGTCGTTCGTGCAGCGCGGCGGCACGGTCGCCGTCACGTCGGGCACGGTCGCGAACCGGACCTGGGCGACCGCGGCCGGGGACCTCCCGAGAGACCACTGA
- a CDS encoding aquaporin: protein MITLWRRLLAEFLGTMLLVTAVVGSGIMATTLSPNDVGLQLLENSVATAFALGALILTFGPVSGAHFNPVVSAADWFLGRRSCTGLKIKDLFGYAGAQTLGAITGSILANLMFDLAPVTFSAKDRTAANLWLGEIVAVAGLLLLIFALGRSGRATVAPAAVGAYIGAAYWFTSSTSFANPAVTIGRAFTDTFAGISPASVPGFVLAQIAGLIVGVGALLALYPTVGDTAYDIVVEPSRTL from the coding sequence TTGATCACCCTCTGGCGGCGGCTCCTCGCCGAGTTCCTCGGCACGATGCTCCTGGTCACCGCGGTCGTCGGCTCCGGCATCATGGCCACCACGCTGTCCCCGAACGACGTCGGCCTCCAACTCCTGGAGAACTCGGTCGCCACCGCGTTCGCCCTCGGCGCGCTCATCCTGACCTTCGGCCCGGTCTCCGGCGCCCACTTCAACCCGGTGGTCTCGGCCGCCGACTGGTTCCTCGGCCGCCGCTCCTGCACCGGTTTGAAGATCAAAGACCTTTTCGGGTACGCCGGAGCGCAGACCCTGGGAGCCATCACCGGCTCGATCCTGGCCAACCTCATGTTCGATCTGGCCCCGGTCACGTTCTCGGCGAAGGACCGCACCGCCGCCAACCTGTGGCTCGGCGAGATCGTCGCCGTCGCCGGCCTACTGCTGTTGATCTTCGCCTTGGGCCGCTCCGGGCGGGCCACCGTGGCCCCGGCCGCGGTCGGCGCATACATCGGGGCCGCCTACTGGTTCACCTCGTCGACGAGCTTCGCCAACCCGGCCGTCACGATCGGCCGCGCCTTCACCGACACGTTCGCCGGCATCAGCCCCGCCTCGGTGCCCGGCTTCGTCCTCGCCCAGATCGCCGGCCTGATCGTCGGCGTCGGCGCCCTGCTCGCCCTCTACCCCACCGTCGGCGACACCGCGTACGACATCGTCGTCGAACCCAGCCGCACCCTCTGA
- a CDS encoding arsenate reductase/protein-tyrosine-phosphatase family protein, giving the protein MNADTSSLTARARVHAALGDPARLAIVDALTLGDASPGEIATDLGMPTNLVAHHVKVLQEAGLLVRTRSEGDRRRTYLRLVPGVLSSLTAPRLDTADRVVFVCTHNSARSQLAAALWRDRIGGQVASAGTAPAQRVHPRAVRVAHEHGLALDPAGTHHVDDILGDGDLIIAVCDNAHEDLTGPVRPRLHWSVPDPARVDTDDAFEAAYTDLADRIDRIAPVLNSGADYGFPTEPESPS; this is encoded by the coding sequence ATGAACGCTGACACTTCGTCGCTGACGGCGCGGGCCCGGGTGCACGCCGCCCTCGGCGACCCCGCCCGCCTGGCCATCGTCGACGCGCTCACCCTCGGCGACGCCTCCCCCGGCGAGATCGCCACCGACCTCGGCATGCCCACCAACCTGGTCGCCCACCACGTGAAGGTCCTCCAGGAGGCGGGCCTGCTCGTGCGTACCCGATCCGAAGGCGACCGCCGCCGCACCTACCTACGGCTGGTCCCCGGCGTGCTCTCCAGCCTCACCGCGCCACGGCTGGACACCGCCGACCGGGTGGTGTTCGTCTGCACCCACAACTCCGCGCGGTCCCAGCTCGCCGCGGCCCTGTGGCGTGACCGGATCGGCGGCCAGGTCGCCTCCGCCGGCACCGCCCCCGCCCAGCGGGTACACCCTCGCGCCGTCCGGGTGGCGCACGAGCACGGCCTCGCCCTCGACCCGGCCGGCACCCACCACGTCGACGACATCCTCGGTGACGGCGACCTGATCATCGCCGTCTGCGACAACGCCCACGAAGACCTCACCGGCCCGGTCCGGCCCCGGCTGCACTGGTCCGTGCCCGACCCCGCCCGCGTCGACACCGACGACGCGTTCGAAGCCGCCTACACCGACCTCGCCGACCGCATCGACCGGATCGCCCCCGTCCTCAACTCCGGAGCCGACTATGGCTTCCCGACTGAACCGGAGTCACCCTCTTGA